Proteins encoded together in one uncultured Desulfosarcina sp. window:
- the aqpZ gene encoding aquaporin Z, translated as MNKYVAEFFGTFWLVLGGCGSAVLAAAFPDVGIGLLGVALAFGLTVLTMAFAIGHISGCHLNPAVSFGLWAGGRFPAKDLVPYIVAQVFGAVVAGGVLYLIASGKTGFDLSAGFASNGYGAHSPGGYSLSAALITEVVMTMMFLVVILGATDHRAPQGFAPIAIGLCLTLIHLISIPVTNTSVNPARSTGVAVFVGDWAISQLWLFWVAPIAGGLLGAVIYRFIGSEEK; from the coding sequence ATGAATAAGTATGTTGCAGAATTCTTTGGCACCTTCTGGCTGGTTCTTGGCGGATGCGGCAGCGCCGTCCTGGCTGCCGCGTTCCCGGATGTCGGCATCGGTCTTCTCGGCGTTGCCCTGGCCTTTGGCCTTACCGTGCTGACGATGGCTTTCGCTATCGGGCACATATCCGGCTGCCACCTCAATCCGGCCGTCTCGTTCGGCCTGTGGGCCGGCGGACGGTTTCCGGCAAAAGATCTGGTCCCTTATATCGTCGCACAGGTTTTCGGCGCCGTTGTCGCCGGCGGTGTTTTGTACCTTATCGCCAGCGGCAAGACGGGCTTCGATCTTTCCGCAGGGTTCGCTTCGAACGGCTACGGCGCTCATTCGCCGGGCGGGTACAGTCTGTCGGCGGCATTGATCACCGAAGTGGTAATGACTATGATGTTTCTTGTGGTCATTCTTGGGGCCACGGATCATCGTGCGCCGCAGGGGTTTGCGCCGATCGCCATCGGGTTGTGCCTGACCCTCATCCATTTGATATCCATCCCCGTGACCAACACATCCGTGAATCCGGCCCGCAGCACAGGGGTTGCTGTATTTGTGGGGGATTGGGCAATTTCGCAGCTCTGGCTGTTCTGGGTGGCACCGATTGCAGGCGGCTTGCTGGGCGCAGTCATTTATCGCTTTATCGGCAGCGAGGAAAAATAG
- a CDS encoding class III extradiol ring-cleavage dioxygenase, producing MGNKNPCVLYLSHGGGPLPLLGDPGHSQMVENLEYLSSTIKKPSAIIVISAHWEEEIPTITSAEKPSLIYDYYGFPEASYLIEYPCPGEPMLAKQIQELFNKSGIESRLDEQRGFDHGLFVPLKIMVPDADIPCVQISLVKGLDPADHIKIGSALSGINDDGLLIIGSGFSFHNMRAFFEPETIDSKAMNEAFEQWLIDTCSNPDMDESERTGRLENWEKAPHARYCHPREEHLLPLHVCYGVAGTSCSEYVELKILNKKSSMYLW from the coding sequence GTGGGTAATAAAAATCCTTGTGTCTTGTACTTGTCTCACGGAGGCGGTCCCTTGCCGTTGCTCGGTGATCCGGGGCACTCGCAGATGGTTGAAAACCTGGAATATCTATCTTCAACAATCAAAAAGCCATCTGCTATTATCGTGATAAGCGCTCATTGGGAAGAAGAAATCCCCACAATTACTTCTGCGGAAAAGCCCTCACTGATTTATGATTATTACGGCTTTCCCGAAGCGTCCTATCTCATTGAATATCCGTGCCCTGGTGAACCGATGTTAGCAAAGCAAATCCAGGAATTATTCAACAAATCAGGCATCGAATCGCGGCTGGATGAACAAAGAGGCTTTGACCACGGATTATTCGTGCCCTTAAAAATAATGGTTCCCGATGCAGATATCCCCTGTGTCCAGATCTCTTTGGTTAAAGGCCTGGACCCTGCCGACCATATCAAAATAGGGTCCGCTCTTTCCGGCATAAACGATGATGGCTTGCTGATCATCGGTTCTGGTTTTTCTTTTCACAATATGAGGGCATTTTTTGAACCGGAAACAATCGATAGCAAAGCCATGAATGAAGCGTTCGAACAATGGTTGATCGATACCTGTTCCAACCCGGATATGGATGAATCCGAAAGAACCGGGAGACTAGAAAACTGGGAAAAGGCGCCCCATGCAAGATATTGCCATCCGAGAGAAGAGCATTTGTTGCCGCTGCATGTCTGCTATGGCGTTGCCGGTACTTCTTGTTCCGAATATGTTGAATTAAAGATTCTCAACAAAAAATCAAGTATGTATCTTTGGTAA
- a CDS encoding PaaI family thioesterase encodes MPTPERLNEIFADKLPGYLGIVVTSISKAEVRAEMEVNQANIAPNGFLFAGSVVTLADTSCGNGCLANLPEGASGFTTIELKSNHLGTAREGTIACVTHPVHMGRTTQVWDAVVSHRQSGKTIALFRCTQMILYPKGDLEQTVHL; translated from the coding sequence TTGCCCACCCCAGAACGTTTGAATGAGATATTTGCGGACAAGTTGCCAGGTTACCTCGGTATTGTCGTTACCTCAATCAGTAAAGCCGAAGTCAGAGCAGAAATGGAAGTCAACCAAGCGAACATCGCCCCGAACGGATTTCTCTTTGCCGGCAGCGTGGTAACGCTGGCAGATACATCGTGCGGCAACGGATGTCTCGCTAATTTGCCGGAAGGTGCGTCAGGATTCACCACCATTGAACTCAAGTCCAACCACCTGGGAACCGCGCGGGAAGGAACCATTGCCTGTGTCACCCATCCGGTTCACATGGGGAGAACCACGCAGGTATGGGATGCCGTTGTAAGCCACCGGCAATCCGGAAAAACGATTGCATTGTTTCGGTGTACGCAAATGATTTTATATCCGAAGGGTGATCTCGAGCAAACCGTGCACCTATAG
- the hisD gene encoding histidinol dehydrogenase, protein MKIFNYPSTAAEKKLKAIVGREIDFRKKDVQTVTRIIKDVRQNGDSALIRYTREFDAPKMSEKNLAVTPEEMLAAKKQVDRNFIRALNRAADQIESFHRQQLPKSWIDTRRSGTLLGQMVNPVDAAGVYVPGGKGGTTPLVSSVLMGAIPARIAGVPKVVMATPPTPSGEVAPQLLVAAQKAGVDAVYKMGSAWAIAALAYGTETVPRVNVIVGPGNIYVTLAKKLVAGTVGIDMIAGPSEILVIADDTANPAFTAADLLSQAEHDVLASAILVTPSAELARAVKTEVENQLEALSRVDIARQSLAAFGAIMVVENLETAIDLANRIAPEHLELQVADAMDVAPRLRNAGAIFLGNYTPEPVGDYVAGPNHVLPTAGTARFSSALSVEHFVKKTSLIRYSPEAFKKEAPDIIRLATVEGLGAHANAVQVRLTTKG, encoded by the coding sequence ATGAAAATATTTAACTACCCGTCTACTGCGGCGGAGAAGAAACTGAAAGCCATCGTCGGGCGGGAGATCGACTTCAGGAAGAAAGACGTCCAGACCGTGACCCGGATTATCAAGGATGTCCGGCAAAACGGGGACAGCGCCCTGATCCGCTACACCCGGGAGTTCGACGCCCCCAAAATGTCCGAAAAGAACCTGGCGGTCACTCCGGAAGAGATGTTGGCGGCCAAAAAGCAGGTGGACCGGAACTTCATACGGGCGCTGAATCGTGCAGCCGACCAGATCGAATCCTTTCACCGCCAGCAACTGCCCAAATCGTGGATCGACACCCGGCGTTCCGGCACCCTTCTGGGCCAGATGGTCAACCCCGTGGATGCCGCCGGCGTCTACGTGCCGGGCGGCAAGGGCGGCACGACCCCCTTGGTTTCCTCGGTGCTCATGGGCGCCATTCCGGCCAGGATTGCCGGCGTGCCCAAAGTGGTCATGGCCACCCCGCCCACCCCCTCGGGAGAAGTCGCCCCTCAGCTTCTCGTGGCTGCACAGAAAGCCGGTGTGGATGCCGTCTACAAAATGGGCAGCGCCTGGGCCATCGCCGCTTTGGCTTATGGCACCGAAACGGTGCCTCGGGTCAACGTGATCGTCGGTCCGGGAAACATCTACGTCACCCTGGCCAAGAAACTGGTGGCCGGTACGGTGGGCATCGATATGATCGCCGGCCCCAGCGAGATCCTGGTGATTGCCGACGATACGGCCAATCCGGCATTTACTGCCGCCGATCTTCTCAGCCAGGCCGAGCACGACGTGCTGGCCTCGGCCATTCTGGTCACCCCTTCGGCGGAACTGGCCCGGGCGGTGAAAACCGAAGTGGAAAATCAACTGGAGGCTCTTTCCAGGGTCGATATCGCCCGCCAGAGTCTGGCCGCTTTCGGCGCCATCATGGTGGTCGAGAACCTGGAAACGGCTATCGATCTGGCCAACCGCATCGCCCCCGAGCATCTGGAGCTTCAGGTGGCCGATGCCATGGACGTGGCCCCGCGACTGCGCAATGCCGGCGCCATTTTCCTGGGGAACTATACGCCCGAACCGGTGGGCGACTATGTGGCCGGCCCCAACCACGTCCTGCCCACGGCCGGCACGGCGCGCTTTTCCTCCGCCCTTTCCGTGGAGCACTTCGTGAAGAAGACCAGCCTGATCCGTTACTCGCCGGAGGCATTTAAAAAAGAGGCCCCCGACATCATCCGCCTGGCCACGGTGGAAGGCCTGGGGGCCCACGCCAACGCGGTTCAGGTGCGCCTTACCACCAAAGGATAA
- the ltaE gene encoding low-specificity L-threonine aldolase, which translates to MEIIDLRSDTITRPTAAMRKAMAEAEVGDDVFKEDPTVNRLEEMAAQRMGKPAALLVSSGTMGNLVAQLAHCGRGDETLLGDQSHVFFYEQGGASALGGIHPRTLANADDGTIPLDAIEAAIRPDDVHFPRSRLIILENTHNRCNGVPLAPAYTHAVGQLAARHGLKLHIDGARIFNAAVALGVDAAELAAPADSVTFCLSKGLASPVGSVVCGEKDFIAQARRMRKSVGGGMRQAGIIAAAGIVALTEMVDRLAEDHANARKLAMGLAQTPGLEIDPERVTTNIVYFRVVREGMDAPSLVPRLADSGVLVLPTAPDRMRAVLNYHVTADDVERALTVFRRTMTA; encoded by the coding sequence ATGGAGATCATCGACCTGCGCTCGGACACCATTACCCGGCCGACGGCGGCCATGAGAAAAGCCATGGCCGAGGCCGAGGTGGGGGACGATGTGTTCAAGGAGGACCCCACCGTCAACCGGCTGGAGGAAATGGCGGCCCAACGCATGGGAAAACCGGCGGCCCTGCTGGTTTCCTCGGGCACCATGGGCAATCTGGTGGCCCAACTGGCCCACTGCGGGCGGGGCGACGAAACCCTTCTGGGCGACCAGTCCCACGTGTTCTTCTACGAACAGGGAGGGGCCTCGGCCCTGGGGGGCATCCACCCGCGGACCCTGGCCAATGCCGACGACGGCACCATCCCCCTTGATGCCATCGAGGCCGCCATCCGTCCCGACGATGTGCACTTTCCCCGGTCGCGGCTGATCATCCTGGAGAATACCCACAATCGCTGCAATGGCGTGCCGCTGGCACCGGCCTACACCCATGCGGTGGGGCAACTGGCCGCCCGGCATGGCCTGAAGCTGCACATCGACGGCGCGCGCATTTTCAACGCCGCCGTTGCCTTGGGCGTGGATGCGGCCGAACTGGCGGCCCCGGCGGATTCGGTGACCTTCTGCCTGAGCAAGGGCCTGGCCTCCCCGGTAGGGTCGGTGGTCTGCGGAGAAAAAGATTTTATCGCCCAGGCGAGAAGAATGCGAAAATCCGTTGGCGGCGGGATGCGCCAGGCCGGCATCATCGCCGCGGCCGGCATCGTGGCGCTGACCGAAATGGTGGATCGCCTGGCCGAGGATCACGCCAACGCCCGGAAACTGGCCATGGGCCTGGCACAGACGCCCGGCCTGGAAATCGACCCTGAACGGGTCACCACCAATATTGTCTACTTTCGCGTGGTTCGTGAAGGCATGGACGCTCCCTCACTGGTGCCCCGGCTGGCCGACAGCGGCGTGCTTGTTCTTCCGACGGCGCCGGACCGGATGCGGGCCGTACTCAACTATCATGTGACCGCAGATGACGTGGAGCGGGCGCTAACGGTATTCCGAAGGACGATGACCGCCTGA
- a CDS encoding HU family DNA-binding protein has product MTKAEIVEKMAADAGITKVAAAAALDSFTGNVAKALKKKDGKVTLVGFGTFMKVRRKARKGRNPQTGEVIKIKAANVVKFKPGKKLRDAV; this is encoded by the coding sequence ATGACCAAAGCTGAAATCGTTGAGAAAATGGCAGCCGACGCCGGCATCACCAAAGTCGCCGCCGCAGCCGCACTGGATTCCTTTACCGGCAACGTGGCCAAGGCCCTGAAGAAAAAAGACGGTAAAGTGACCTTGGTCGGTTTCGGAACCTTCATGAAGGTGCGCCGCAAAGCCCGCAAGGGACGCAACCCCCAGACCGGCGAAGTCATCAAAATCAAAGCCGCCAACGTTGTGAAGTTCAAACCGGGCAAGAAGTTAAGAGACGCCGTGTAA
- a CDS encoding IMP cyclohydrolase, which translates to MADDLKKMYRTIMDDHFPPQMEISFVDGDQRQTLFYEKVTWTIDGVQKGLRYGENPGQEAALYRMVNGNLILGETEIIQPGQYLASDIELLQSGKHPGKTNLTDADNSLNILRYFTNRPTAVIVKHNNPCGVAQAETLEQAYVKANLADRVAAFGGCIALNRSVDKAAAEAVCSQYAEVVVAPDFEPGVMDIFSRKKNLRVIRIGNIDRLQQFVGKRCVEFKSLIDGGIIAQWSFVPQTRTREDLKPASCEANGKTYRIDRMPTDSEYEDLLFGWLVEAGVTSNSVLYVKDLVTVGIGTGEQDRVGVAEIARDKAYRKLADRYSFDAWQIPYNDLNDEEKKAEVDARVNAEKGGLIGASMISDAFFPFRDGVDVGIREGITAVVQPGGSTNDYQSIEACNEAGVTMVYTGQRSFKH; encoded by the coding sequence ATGGCTGACGACTTGAAAAAGATGTACCGCACCATCATGGACGACCACTTTCCCCCTCAAATGGAGATCAGCTTTGTCGACGGAGACCAGCGGCAAACCCTTTTCTATGAGAAAGTCACCTGGACCATCGACGGCGTCCAGAAGGGGCTGCGCTACGGCGAGAACCCCGGTCAGGAGGCGGCCCTGTACCGCATGGTCAACGGCAATCTGATTCTCGGTGAAACCGAGATCATTCAACCCGGCCAGTACCTGGCATCGGACATCGAACTGCTGCAGTCCGGCAAGCACCCCGGCAAGACCAATCTCACCGATGCGGACAACTCGCTCAATATTCTCCGCTATTTCACCAATCGACCCACGGCGGTGATTGTCAAGCACAACAACCCCTGCGGCGTAGCCCAGGCTGAAACCCTTGAACAGGCTTACGTCAAGGCCAACCTCGCGGATCGGGTGGCCGCCTTCGGCGGATGCATCGCCCTGAACCGCAGTGTGGACAAGGCCGCCGCCGAGGCGGTTTGCAGCCAGTATGCCGAAGTGGTCGTGGCCCCGGATTTCGAGCCGGGCGTCATGGACATCTTTTCTCGTAAAAAGAATCTGCGGGTGATCCGCATCGGCAATATCGACCGCTTGCAGCAGTTCGTCGGGAAGCGCTGCGTCGAATTCAAAAGCCTGATCGACGGCGGCATCATCGCCCAGTGGTCCTTCGTGCCGCAGACCCGCACCAGGGAAGACCTGAAGCCGGCCAGCTGCGAAGCCAACGGCAAAACCTACCGGATCGACCGCATGCCCACGGACAGCGAATATGAAGACCTGCTGTTCGGCTGGCTGGTCGAAGCGGGGGTCACGTCCAATTCAGTACTTTATGTCAAGGATCTGGTCACCGTCGGGATCGGCACCGGCGAGCAGGATCGGGTGGGAGTGGCCGAGATCGCCCGGGACAAAGCCTACCGCAAGCTGGCCGACCGCTACAGCTTTGACGCCTGGCAGATCCCGTACAACGACCTGAACGACGAGGAGAAAAAAGCGGAGGTCGACGCACGGGTAAACGCTGAAAAGGGCGGACTTATCGGCGCATCCATGATCAGCGACGCGTTCTTTCCCTTTCGGGACGGGGTGGACGTGGGCATCCGCGAAGGAATCACCGCGGTGGTGCAGCCCGGCGGATCGACCAACGATTACCAGTCAATCGAGGCGTGCAACGAGGCCGGGGTGACGATGGTTTATACCGGACAGCGCAGTTTCAAGCACTAA
- a CDS encoding HD domain-containing protein — protein MPEPYVPAQETDAADLTASEADLLADIRRRAKAYFSQAKGSHDWDHTLRVHRLCRHIGAAEGADLLVAEAAAYLHDIGRAYQDRSNGHLCHAEKGAAMAREMLAALPLAEHRRENIIHCIAAHRFRRGEDPRTMEARVVFDADKLDAIGAVGIARAFLFAGELGARLHSPEIDVTRAPAYSSDDTGYREYLVKLSKIHERILTPAGRRLAEERHRFMAGFFERFLKEYEGVK, from the coding sequence ATGCCCGAACCCTACGTTCCCGCCCAAGAAACGGACGCAGCGGATTTGACCGCCTCCGAAGCGGACCTGCTGGCCGATATCCGGCGCCGGGCCAAGGCTTATTTCTCACAGGCCAAAGGCAGCCACGACTGGGACCACACCCTGCGGGTGCACCGGCTTTGCCGGCATATCGGGGCCGCCGAAGGGGCCGATCTGCTTGTGGCCGAAGCGGCCGCCTACCTGCACGACATCGGCCGCGCCTATCAGGACCGTTCCAATGGCCACCTCTGCCATGCCGAGAAGGGGGCGGCCATGGCGCGCGAGATGCTGGCAGCGTTGCCACTCGCCGAACACCGGCGGGAAAACATCATTCACTGCATCGCCGCCCATCGTTTCCGCCGGGGAGAAGACCCGCGGACAATGGAAGCCCGCGTGGTCTTCGATGCCGACAAACTGGATGCCATCGGTGCGGTGGGCATCGCCCGGGCCTTTCTGTTTGCCGGCGAGTTGGGTGCCCGGCTGCACAGCCCGGAAATCGATGTGACCCGGGCACCGGCCTACTCCAGCGACGACACGGGATACCGGGAGTACCTGGTGAAGCTGTCCAAAATCCATGAGCGCATTCTGACACCCGCCGGACGGCGTCTGGCCGAGGAGCGGCATCGGTTCATGGCCGGCTTCTTCGAGCGGTTTTTGAAAGAATACGAAGGAGTAAAGTGA
- a CDS encoding MBL fold metallo-hydrolase — protein MKIEQFFYGGDNLGYLLYSGGRALAIDGGAVEEMLTFLGLNRLELEAATNTHGHGDHTVGTRELLQSTGADYLDHRDFSDSQVIDLNGEAVTVRLTPGHTMDSVTFATGDFLVTGDTLFNGTVGNCFSGDLKAFYRSIRLLMDYPGATRVYAGHDYVAESLAFARHLTPDNAAIDRYAARYDKTHVVSTLDEERAVNPYLRFNDPEIVRLLESRGLPTKTAVQRWEGIMSIE, from the coding sequence TTGAAAATCGAGCAATTTTTTTACGGCGGCGACAACCTGGGATACCTGCTTTATTCCGGCGGCCGTGCCCTGGCCATCGATGGCGGCGCCGTTGAGGAGATGCTCACCTTTTTGGGCCTCAACCGGCTGGAGTTGGAAGCGGCCACCAATACCCATGGCCATGGCGACCACACCGTCGGAACCCGCGAGCTGTTGCAATCCACCGGCGCCGACTATTTAGACCACCGGGACTTTTCCGACAGCCAGGTCATCGACCTGAACGGCGAGGCGGTGACCGTCCGCCTGACCCCGGGCCACACCATGGATTCGGTAACCTTTGCCACCGGGGATTTTCTGGTCACGGGCGACACCCTGTTCAACGGCACCGTGGGCAACTGTTTCTCGGGAGACCTGAAGGCCTTCTACCGATCCATCCGCCTGCTCATGGACTATCCCGGGGCCACGCGCGTGTATGCCGGCCATGATTACGTCGCCGAATCGCTGGCCTTCGCCCGGCACCTGACCCCGGACAATGCGGCCATCGACCGTTACGCGGCCCGCTATGACAAGACCCACGTGGTTTCGACCCTCGACGAAGAGCGGGCCGTGAATCCTTATCTGCGATTCAACGATCCGGAAATTGTCCGGTTGCTCGAATCCAGGGGGCTGCCCACGAAAACGGCGGTTCAGCGCTGGGAAGGAATCATGTCCATCGAATGA
- the mraZ gene encoding division/cell wall cluster transcriptional repressor MraZ, producing MFRGSSFHTIDPKGRIIVPTRFREVIKDSGTDSIMITRMDRCLFAYAHDRWEELEQKILHLPEKSEEMRRFQRFFIGGAQDCKCDAQGRVLIPPFLKQYSELDKDIVLVGVLDRFEIWSRENWDRENGLQERDMANEQVRREIALLGL from the coding sequence ATGTTTCGGGGAAGCTCCTTTCATACCATCGACCCAAAAGGGCGAATCATCGTTCCGACGCGCTTTCGCGAGGTGATCAAAGATAGCGGTACGGACAGTATCATGATCACCCGCATGGACCGTTGCCTTTTTGCCTATGCCCATGACCGGTGGGAAGAACTGGAACAGAAAATACTTCATCTCCCCGAAAAAAGCGAGGAGATGCGCCGCTTTCAGCGTTTTTTTATCGGCGGCGCCCAGGACTGCAAGTGTGACGCCCAGGGACGCGTGCTGATTCCTCCCTTCTTGAAGCAGTACTCCGAGCTGGACAAGGACATCGTCCTGGTGGGCGTGCTGGACCGGTTCGAGATCTGGTCCCGGGAAAACTGGGACCGGGAAAACGGGCTTCAGGAAAGGGATATGGCCAACGAACAGGTGCGGCGCGAGATTGCCCTGTTGGGGCTCTAA
- the rsmH gene encoding 16S rRNA (cytosine(1402)-N(4))-methyltransferase RsmH, with protein sequence MSGYHVTAMPQEAVDMLACRPGKTIVDGTLGGCGHARRICERIAPDGVLVGVDQDLDAIDRARRVLPIGELRIHIVHGNFVDLPSILSRLGIESVDGILIDIGLSLHQIEASQRGFSFMRDEPLDMRMNVESNVTAADLVATLSERELAQTFSRYGEERWAGKIARHLVAARQKQPIATSGQLARLVEQAIPAAASRSQRIHPATRVFMALRIAVNRELEVLERFLDVAVDLLKPTGRLCVLAFHSLEDRIVKHRFREMADPCTCPPSFPQCTCGRRPTVRLLTRKVVRPSDAEIRDNPMARSTRLRAVEKLG encoded by the coding sequence GTGTCCGGCTATCATGTCACCGCCATGCCCCAAGAGGCCGTGGACATGTTGGCCTGTCGGCCGGGGAAAACGATTGTGGACGGTACGCTGGGTGGCTGCGGCCACGCGCGGCGTATCTGTGAACGGATTGCGCCGGACGGGGTGCTTGTCGGCGTGGATCAGGACCTCGATGCCATCGATCGGGCCCGCCGGGTGCTTCCCATAGGCGAATTGCGGATACATATCGTCCATGGCAATTTCGTGGACCTTCCGTCCATCCTTTCTCGACTGGGAATCGAATCCGTGGACGGCATCCTCATCGATATCGGGCTTTCGCTGCACCAGATCGAGGCAAGTCAACGCGGATTCAGCTTTATGCGGGACGAACCGCTGGATATGCGCATGAATGTCGAATCCAACGTGACGGCCGCCGATCTGGTGGCCACGTTAAGCGAACGGGAACTGGCGCAGACCTTCAGCCGGTACGGCGAAGAGCGTTGGGCCGGAAAAATCGCCCGCCATCTGGTTGCTGCCCGGCAAAAACAGCCCATCGCCACCTCCGGCCAACTGGCCCGTCTGGTGGAGCAGGCCATTCCCGCCGCCGCATCCCGATCCCAGCGGATCCATCCCGCCACCCGCGTATTCATGGCGCTGCGCATTGCCGTGAACCGTGAACTGGAGGTTCTGGAACGCTTTCTGGATGTGGCCGTGGATCTTCTCAAACCGACCGGCCGGCTGTGTGTGCTCGCTTTTCATTCGCTGGAAGACCGGATCGTGAAGCATCGCTTCCGGGAGATGGCGGATCCGTGCACCTGCCCGCCGTCTTTTCCTCAATGCACCTGCGGGCGCCGGCCGACCGTGCGGCTGCTGACGCGCAAGGTGGTGCGGCCATCGGACGCGGAGATCCGCGACAATCCCATGGCCCGCAGCACACGCCTTCGAGCGGTGGAGAAGTTGGGATGA